Proteins from a genomic interval of uncultured Methanocorpusculum sp.:
- a CDS encoding DUF4013 domain-containing protein has translation MEHADIISGAYTYTKEAFFSLKQLPRWIVLFLYFVIPILACLAVSSLILQLAVLPVLVNVFVNDNYGFTASSLSGLLQYFAVVLSLCCVFFVPLIQGYCYRIAKSDGPEMPDHTNLWGLFFSGWRINFVILYYAIPIIVISLIYAMIFYYLFPNAGLYLTIDVMALEGILTVLITMSYVAIEFITIILVSLFAFVGLVQLTRSGSLAEATHIRGIADIIKKIGWYDYILSLVIMSILFLLVTFILILLAQIFAYNGVAIVILIGVYLFVMIPIMVFFIRYLSEVYDTAFHLPEEDDVDFDDF, from the coding sequence ATGGAACACGCAGACATTATATCAGGAGCTTATACCTATACCAAAGAGGCATTCTTCAGCCTGAAACAGCTTCCACGCTGGATCGTTCTTTTTCTGTATTTTGTCATTCCGATCCTTGCGTGTCTGGCTGTATCCTCTCTTATCCTCCAGCTTGCCGTTCTGCCGGTACTGGTGAACGTGTTCGTCAACGACAACTACGGATTCACGGCTTCGAGCCTGTCCGGTCTTCTGCAGTATTTTGCCGTTGTCTTGAGTCTGTGCTGCGTCTTCTTCGTCCCGCTGATCCAGGGATACTGCTACCGGATCGCAAAAAGCGATGGTCCCGAGATGCCCGACCATACGAATCTCTGGGGACTGTTTTTCAGCGGCTGGCGGATCAACTTCGTTATCCTTTATTACGCAATACCGATCATCGTCATCTCCCTCATCTATGCGATGATCTTTTATTATCTGTTCCCGAACGCCGGGCTGTATCTCACGATAGATGTCATGGCACTGGAAGGTATCCTGACGGTCCTCATTACCATGTCGTATGTGGCCATCGAGTTCATCACGATCATTCTGGTCTCGCTGTTTGCATTTGTAGGACTCGTCCAACTGACACGCTCCGGCTCGCTTGCAGAAGCGACCCATATACGCGGGATCGCCGATATCATTAAAAAGATCGGATGGTACGACTACATCCTTTCGCTTGTGATCATGAGCATCCTCTTCCTTCTGGTCACGTTCATCCTGATCCTGCTTGCCCAGATCTTTGCCTACAACGGCGTCGCGATCGTGATCCTGATCGGCGTGTATCTCTTTGTCATGATCCCGATCATGGTCTTTTTCATCAGATACCTCTCCGAGGTCTACGACACGGCGTTCCATCTCCCAGAAGAGGACGACGTAGACTTCGATGATTTCTGA